In one window of Macrobrachium rosenbergii isolate ZJJX-2024 chromosome 27, ASM4041242v1, whole genome shotgun sequence DNA:
- the LOC136853422 gene encoding uncharacterized protein isoform X9, with amino-acid sequence MEEGGTGHEKERKDGARGNIQKRDGRLLPGCTFGQGHRDTPSRLAPLFLSLSPECHHLKGSGDSGVQCHSISLPAPPTLRPKYYDPNLDYMDRIVLEIVETEAIYVRDLREIIEGYLEYWRRHPESGIGQSQAEDLFSNIEQIYTFNRGFLSELEACGVDPVAVARCFVRNNSGFAIYTQYCTNYPRTVSVLTELMRGEASVRAFRERQLALSHTLPLGSYLLKPVQRILKYHLLLGNIVKHFEKDCSGYSEIWNALSAMTGMAHHINDMKRKHEHAVRVQEIQSLLYGWQFEDLTTYGELAAEGTFRMCGAKGLRHIFLFEKMILIAKKKEENTLMYKAHILCSNLMLIESVPGEPLSFHIIPFDNPRMQYTLEARNLEQKREWTLQLKRVILENYSANIPAHARQLVMELGQSKPEDLLMSESRSSGRRAHHAPEYLERRKAHDRRRASEGGLNTRLRLRRSSRTRKEKEEKESRSRSASRTRETDEEADRKISTNSAPSSSEKSKLKIPSMWGRRRSEPGIGSRESLSVTLSAPEDINTPSPDTTIDISMNTPNEAITPEISVDGLSASEYEREEEPENGENLEEIVSKILQRELQLQKLLLNKQRRNLVRKIPFKYDTSDTENEDGPCCRNNEPYPGSENHSTQRNDDVGDYVDFYFNEGQCTTHNESANASSSECQSLYSSAVSVHNQITGDFRPLNSEKPNKPVRRSSSDLSFKKAPASKKNTNYDNLINIWSTLRGKSPEKKHGSLTPQPKHSEISVNSLEKPRLRRAQSFSIEKCLNSNSENIYASPAQLVPQPNTAPVQSSKKEDIWVKDENRGSPRENRERPVTIAIYNSNEVSLSALEQYLSQPRSSGHTPERFPYDTEDNFTDYSMTPHMSMDNILSIHPEHKIYKPSNNRNTLKHVFNKITSPKSSKSISEPSGSVFNYSVESELDRNIGDKKASKMVYNMARQCSRTLKERIKQIRAEDGDRSPGIKSESLYSLPIYKQGSSSIGARLAGTNEPSDYAVPRIRPMDQKPKSELRPDSVLSSSSILTSSSSSSSSSSRDTKFLEGVEVSSMANVEEENEEIQESPSFESDASADSYYERSFEAIENLETEIFRDSAIYSDPEDPESPPSSLNQDRSPTSPKSRSSVSRKPSSRSSKNNPASAKFRSIESNSALKSTKITSEENTAPKSTESSGLSPQPKKVPPPVPAKPENIKSRKSRACGTLITQQLKNLEECSKPNLSEQASSFEGIRSLDERRKDLRVQIKIEGEDDTEISRKDFNDGEFSTFRHSRLTKSPSLMTPPIIKNPITLSPLSNLSVSPLHVIRSSSVPPRLSPRPSLTPESPKPSSLGTASPMESERNSPLPSGVAHTCENAEGEEPRVARGWVKHVIGKLQAESDV; translated from the exons ggTTACCTTGAATATTGGAGGCGTCATCCGGAGTCTGGCATTGGCCAGAGCCAAGCCGAGGATCTCTTCTCGAACATCGAACAAATATACACCTTTAACAG agGTTTTCTTTCGGAACTGGAAGCATGTGGGGTAGATCCAGTAGCCGTCGCACGATGTTTCGTCAGAAACAACAGCGGTTTTGCCATTTACACCCAGTACTGCACCAATTATCCAAG AACGGTGAGCGTCCTGACGGAACTGATGCGCGGCGAAGCGTCCGTCCGGGCCTTCAGGGAACGACAGTTAGCCCTAAGCCACACTCTTCCCTTAGGTTCGTATCTCTTGAAGCCAGTACAGCGGATACTCAAATACCACCTCCTCCTGGGCAACATCGTTAAACATTTCGAGAAGGACTGCAGCGGGTATTCCGAAATATGGAATGCTCTCTCAGCTATGACAGGAATGGCTCACCATATCAACGATATGAAGAGGAAACATGAACACGCTGTTCGGGTTCAAGAAATCCAATCTCTTCTCTACGGGTGGCAG TTCGAGGACTTGACCACTTACGGAGAGCTCGCCGCTGAAGGGACTTTTAGAATGTGTGGTGCTAAAGGCCTCAGGCACATCTTCCTCTTCGAGAAAATGATCCTCATCgccaaaaagaaagaagaaaatactcTCATGTATAAAGCACATATTCTT TGTTCCAATTTGATGTTGATCGAATCGGTCCCTGGAGAACCTTTAAGCTTCCATATAATTCCTTTCGATAATCCAAGAATGCAATACACATTGGAG GCACGCAACTTGGAGCAGAAAAGGGAGTGGACGCTTCAGCTAAAACGAGTCATTCTAGAGAATTACAGTGCCAATATTCCTGCTCATGCACGTCAGTTGGTAATGGAACTTGGTCAGAGTAAACCTGAAG ATCTTCTAATGTCAGAAAGCCGTAGCAGTGGTCGGCGTGCCCATCATGCTCCTGAGTATCTGGAAAGGAGAAAAGCACATGACAGACGAAGAGCATCAGAGGGAGGCCTCAACACTAGACTAAGATTAAGACGTTCTAGTCGCacaaggaaggagaaagaagag AAGGAGTCCCGAAGTCGCAGTGCTAGCCGTACAAGGGAAACAGATGAAGAAGCTGACAGAAAGATTTCCACAAATTCTGCTCCATCATCCAGTGAAAAATCAAAG cTGAAAATACCATCAATGTGGGGTCGACGTCGTTCAGAGCCTGGCATTGGGAGCAGGGAGAGTTTAAGCGTAACACTTTCAGCTCCTGAAGATATCAATACTCCTTCTCCCGATACAACCATTGATATCAGCATGAACACTCCAAATGAAGCCATAACACCAGAG ATATCAGTTGATGGCCTGTCTGCATCTGAATATGAAAGGGAGGAGGAACCAGAAAATGGtgagaatctggaagagattgTTAGTAAAATACTTCAGCGAGAGTTGCAACTGCAAAAGCTTCTACTAAATAAGCAACGAAGAAATCTTGTCAGAAAGATCCCTTTCAAGTACGACACATCAGACACCGAAAATGAGGATGGCCCTTGCTGCCGAAATAATGAACCTTATCCAGGATCTGAGAACCATAGTACACAAAGAAATGATGATGTGGGAGACTATGTAGACTTTTACTTTAATGAGGGTCAGTGTACAACTCATAATGAAAGTGCCAATGCATCAAGTAGTGAATGCCAATCTTTGTATAGTAGTGCCGTCTCTGTTCACAACCAAATCACAGGTGATTTTCGACCACTTAACAGTGAAAAGCCAAACAAGCCTGTAAGAAGGTCCTCTTCTGATCTTAGTTTTAAAAAGGCACCAGCCAGTAAGAAGAATACAAACTATGACAATTTGATTAATATATGGAGTACCTTGCGAGGAAAAAGTCCTGAAAAGAAGCATGGTAGCTTAACTCCACAGCCCAAGCATTCCGAAATCTCTGTAAATAGTTTAGAGAAACCTCGATTACGGCGAGCACAGTCATTTTCTATTGAAAAATGTCTAAATAGCAATAGCGAAAATATTTACGCCTCTCCAGCCCAGTTAGTACCTCAGCCAAATACTGCCCCAGTTCAAAGCTCTAAGAAAGAAGACATTTGGGTGAAGGATGAAAATCGTGGAAGTCCAAGGGAAAACCGTGAGCGCCCTGTCACCATAGCAATCTATAACTCAAATGAAGTTAGTTTAAGTGCATTAGAACAATATCTTAGTCAACCACGCTCATCTGGCCACACTCCTGAACGTTTCCCATATGATACAGAAGATAACTTTACAGATTATTCTATGACTCCACACATGAGTATGGATAACATTTTGAGCATTCACCCAGAACATAAAatttataagccatcaaataatagaaatacattgaagcatgtttttaataaaataacaagtcCCAAAAGTAGTAAATCCATCTCTGAACCTTCAGGCTcagtttttaattattctgttgAAAGTGAGCTTGACAGAAATATTGGTGATAAGAAAGCTAGCAAGATGGTGTACAATATGGCCAGGCAATGTTCCAGAACACTGAAAGAGCGAATAAAACAGATAAGAGCAGAAGATGGTGATAGAAGTCCAGGTATTAAAAGCGAAAGTTTGTATTCCCTACCAATATACAAACAGGGGAGTTCTAGCATCGGGGCTCGTTTGGCAGGTACGAACGAGCCTTCTGACTATGCGGTTCCGAGGATTAGACCTATGGACCAGAAACCTAAATCAGAACTTCGACCTGACTCGGTTCTGTCCTCTTCATCTATCctcacttcttcctcttcatcctcatcctcctccagtCGCGATACCAAGTTCCTGGAaggcgttgaagtctccagtatggCTAATgtggaggaggaaaatgaggaaattcaGGAATCTCCTTCCTTCGAGAGTGATGCTTCTGCTGACAGCTATTATGAACGGTCTTTTGAGGCAATTGAAAACCTGGAAACAGAGATTTTCAGAGATAGCGCCATCTATAGTGATCCAGAGGACCCCGAGTCTCCTCCATCAAGTCTTAATCAAGACAGGTCACCTACTAGTCCTAAATCCAGATCGTCTGTTTCACGAAAACCCTCTTCCCGCTCTTCTAAGAACAACCCAGCTTCTGCCAAATTTAGGTCTATTGAGTCCAATTCAGCATTAAAATCTACGAAGATAACTAGTGAAGAAAACACTGCACCAAAAAGTACCGAATCTAGTGGTTTATCTCCTCAACCTAAGAAAGTACCTCCACCCGTTCCTGCTaaacctgaaaatataaaatcaagaaaaagccGAGCCTGCGGTACTCTCATAACACAACAACTTAAAAATCTAGAAGAGTGCTCAAAACCCAATCTATCAGAGCAGGCTTCATCATTTGAAGGCATTAGAAGTCTAGATGAACGCCGTAAAGATCTCAGAGTTCAAATTAAAATAGAAGGTGAAGATGATACAGAGATATCCAGGAAGGATTTCAATGATGGAGAATTTTCTACATTTCGACATTCAAGGCTAACTAAATCACCATCTCTTATGACCCCACCAATAATCAAAAACCCTATAACCCTCTCTCCTCTTAGCAATTTATCTGTAAGTCCATTACACGTAATAAGATCGTCATCTGTCCCTCCTAGATTGTCCCCACGTCCTTCCCTCACGCCTGAATCTCCAAAACCATCATCATTAGGGACTGCAAGTCCAATGGAGAGTGAAAGAAACTCCCCTCTCCCTTCTGGTGTTGCTCACACGTGTGAAAATGCTGAGGGAGAAGAGCCAAGAGTAGCAAGGGGATGGGTGAAGCATGTTATAGGCAAACTACAGGCAGAGAGTGATGTATAA